The sequence TCCGACTTTACGACACTTTCGGCTTTCCGCTGGACCTCACGGAGGTCATGGCCCGGGAACGCGGGTACGCGGTGGACGAAGCCGGATTCGAGACGGCACTCGAGTCGCAACGCGCGCGGAGCCGGGCGGACCGGGCCGAGTCCGGGCAGGAGATGGAGCGGATCGCCGGCCTCCAGTCCTGGACCCTCCTCGATCGGACTGCGCCGCAGGCGTGGATAGGCTGGGAGGCCAAAGACGCGGCAACCACGGTGGTCGCGGTGCTCGCCGAAGGCGAAAGGGTGGGGATGATCCTTCGAGAAAACCCCTTCTACGCGGAGGCGGGCGGGCAGGTCTCCGACCGGGGGGTGGTCGAAGGCGCCGGGTGGCGGCTCGACGTAGAAGATGTCCGCAAGGTGGAAGGGCGAAACGCGATTTTTGGTCGGGTGGAGGGCGAGCTTCCCGGCGGCATCGGGGAGCCCTTCCCGGCGCGAGCTTCGGTGGCGGACGGTGTGCGCCACGATACCGAACGGAATCACACCGCGACGCACCTCCTGCATGCCGCGTTGCGGGGGATTCTCGGGGAGCACGTCACGCAGCGCGGATCGCTCGTCGCTCCGGACCGGCTTCGCTTCGACTTCTCTCACCCGGAGCCACTCACCTCTCTCCAGCTCGCGGCGGTCGAAGAAGAGGTGAACCGGCGCGTTTGGGAAGACCGGGGCGTGCGGTGGCGGATCACCTCGAAGGATGAGGCGCTCGCGAGCGGAGCGATGGCCCTTTTCGGCGAAAAGTACGGCGACGAGGTGCGCGTCGTGGAGATTCCCGGTGTCAGCCGCGAGCTCTGCGGAGGCACCCACCTCCGCCACACGGGAGAGATCGGCCTCTTCACGATCACGCGGGAAGGGGGCGTGGCTGCGGGAGTGCGCCGAATCGAGGCGGTCACGGGGCCGCTGGCGTATTCCCGGCTCAAGGGAGCGGAGGCGGAGCTGGCGAAGCTCGCCGACAAGCTCCGCACGACGCCGGACGCCGTGTCCAGAAGGGTGGACGAGCTCGTGGCGGAGCGGGACTCCCTCACCGGCCTTCTCGCGGAGGCGCGAATCGGGGGCGGCGCTTCGGGCACGATCGTTCACGAGGCCACGGTTCCCCTCGCGAACGGGACGACGGTCCGATATCAGGGGGTACGGATGCGAGTGCGCGACGCGGACGACGCCCGCAATTTCGGGGACGCCTTCCGTGCCGAGGCCGCCCTGGCTGTGGCCGCGCTCGCGACCGAGTCGCCCGACGGGAAGCCGAGCCTTTTTGTGTTCGTGACGGACGACCTCGTGGGGCGTGGAGTGAAGGCGGGGGCGCTCGTCCGCGAGATCGCCGCCGTGGCGGGGGGACGCGGCGGCGGCAAGGCACACATGGCCCAAGGGGGTGTCGAGGATCCAGGAAAAGTGGACGAGGCGCTCCAGGCCGGCGAGGCCGTGCTGCGACAGCTCCTCGCGGGCGTTGCGCCGTGAGCGAGTGGGTGAGGCGCGAGCCGCCGCCTCCCGCCGAAGTGGCGGCGTGGATGTCCCATTTCGGCGGAGCGCCGGGAGACGCGGGTGTCAATGAGCTGACGGCGGCCGCGCTGCGAGCCCTGCGGGAGGCGCTTCGTCGTCCGGGGCGGGACCGGGAAGGGGCGCTTGCCCTCCTGGCGGCGGACGGCCTTCTCACTTACGTGGTGGAGGATCTCGCGTCCAGCACCGACCCCGAGCGGGCTTGGAGTGCACTCCTGGCGACGTTGTCCGGGATAGCGGAGGGAGCGCGGGAGTGAGGCCCGGGGATTCACCTCCCGGACTCGCCGACCTCCATTCCCACCTCGTCCCCGGAGTGGACGACGGGGCAGCGAGTGTCGAGGACGCCCTCGAGGGGATCGGTCGCATGGTCGAGGCCGGGGTGACCTCGATCGTCACCACACCGCACCTGGACGGAAGCCTGACGCGGGACTCCAAACGGCTCGGGGAACGGCTCCACGTCCTCGACGCGTCCTTCGCCGACCTGGCGGCTGCGGCCGAGGAGAGCTTTCCCGGCGTGAGCCTGGAAAGGGGGTGCGAGATCATGCTCGACCGCCCTGACGTGGATCTGTCGAACCCGGGAGTTCGCCTCGCGGGGACGACCTTCGCGCTGATCGAGTGGCCGCGGCTCCAGATCCCTCCCGCGACGTCCGCGGTCCTCCGCGCGATTCGAGAGCAGGAGGTCCACGCGCTCATCGCACACCCCGAGCGGTATGCCGGTTACGACGAGGCCCTGACGGTGATCTCTTTGTGGCGGGAAGAGGGGGCGCTTCTCCAAATGAACTACGGGTCTCTCGTGGGCCGGTATGGTCCCCAGGTGCGCGCGCGCGCCTTTCACCTCCTCGAAGCGGGGTGGGTGGACTGCCTTTCGACCGACTTTCACGGACGCCCCGCCCTCGGACTCTTCATCGAGGAGGTCCGGGAGATCTTTGCGGAACTCGACGCCGAGCCCGCGTGGGAACTTCTCACCGAAACAAATCCCCGACGAATCGCGAGGGGAGAGGAGACTCTTGCCGTGCCCCCGGTCGAAGGGGACCGCGGGTTCCTCGCCCGTCTGTGGTCGCTCTTCCGGACCTAGTGTAGTGGAGCAGAAGTCCTGTTCAGCACCGAGAGCGCTGATGCGCCGCTCTGGCAAGGCGCACCGACGAGGAATAGCAGAGCTATTGCGAGCGAGGTGCAACGCACCCAGAGCGGATGCAGCGGCGCTCGAATGCCACAGGACTTCTGCTCCACTACACTAATGGGGGCCCCGTGAAAGGACTCCAGGCTCCGGCGGCCGTGCGGTGGGTCGCACAGACTCTGGAGGAGGCGGGCTTCGAGACCTGGGCGGTCGGGGGCGCAGTGCGGGACTCACTCGCTGGAAGGGCGGGCGGCGACTGGGATCTGGCCACGCGCGCGCATCCGGGTGAGGTACGGAGGATCTTTCGGCGGACCGTTCCGATCCGGATGGACCACGGGACGGTCGGGGTCCTCGCGCGGGATGGGACGATGTACGAGGTAACGACCTTTCGCCGTGACGTGGAGACGACCGGGCGCCATGCGGTCGTCGCCTTCGCGGAGTCGCTCGACGAAGACCTGGCCCGCAGGGACTTCACCATCAATGCCCTCGCCTGGCACCCGCTTCGCGAAGTGCTGCACGACCCCTTCGATGGGGCAGCCGACCTCGAGCGAAAGATCCTGCGCACGGTGGGCCGACCCGCCGAACGGTTTTCGGAGGATTATCTTCGCGTTCTCCGCGCCCTGAGGTTCGCGGGCGCTTTCGGGCTGGAGATCGAGGGAGACACCTGGCGGGCGCTTACGGCGGCCGTGGGGCGAACGGGAATCCTTTCCCCAGAGCGTATCCGGGAAGAGCTCGAGAAGGTTCTCGCTGGAAGTGTGCGCCCCTCGGGCGCACTCGCCCTTTACGCGGCTTCCGGAATTCTCGCTTTCCTCTATCCTGAGCTGGATGCGCTCGTGACGCATCCGCGCGCTGAGAACGGAAGATGGTTCGCGCATTCGCTCCGCACCGTGGACGCGCTTCCCGCCATCCGAACGGAGCTTCGCTGGGCCGCCCTCCTCGAAGGGATCGGAGAGCCGGAAGGTCCCTCCGGTGCCGGCGACGGGGGGTTGCCCGCCGGAGACAGGGCGTTTCTTCGCACGGCGGCTCTCCTCACACGTCTCCGAACGTCGAACGCCCGGGTCGCCGCGCTCGCCGAACTGACCCGTTGGATGGCCCGTCCCCCCGACGTCGGCGCCGACGACGCGACGCTTCGGCGGTGGCTTTCCGCCGTGGGGCGGGAAAGGCTTCGCCCCCTTTTCCGCGTCTGGTGCGCGGAGGTTCGGGCGGACGAGCCGGAAGGGAGTCCGCGGACCCGCCGGCACCTGCGGGCCCTCTGGACGCGCCTGCGGGGCGTCGCGCGGTCCGGCGTTCCGCTCGGACTGAGCGACCTCGCGCTCACCGGCCGCGACCTGATTCGCATGGGGTATACGCCCGGCCCCCACTTCGGCGAGGTCCTCGACCACCTCCTCGACCAGGTGCTGGAAGACCCCGTTCGAAACCGCACGGCCGACCTCCAGGGTGAAGCTGTGGCCTGGTTGGAGGCCCGAGGGAAATCTCCCGGCGGAAGGCGCGGATGAGCGACGAGCTCGAGCTCTTCGGGGAGGGACGCCCTGGGAAGGGCGGGGAAGGAGGCGAGGTGCGTTCCGCATCCGAGAGGGAAGGGGACGCGCCGGACGCCCACGCTCCCCTCGCCGCACGCATCCGCCCGCGCGGGATGGAGGAGTTTCGCGGACAGGCGCATCTCCTGGGATCCGGGAAGCCATTCCGGAGAATGCTCGAAGGAGGCCCGCTCTCGAGCTGCATCTTATGGGGGCCCCCAGGGAGCGGAAAAACGACACTGGCCCGCCTCCTCGCCGACCGAGCCGACGCGGCCTTCGTTTCTTTTTCCGCCGTCACGGAGGGCGTCGGGAGGGTGCGGGAGATCATCGCGGAGGCGAAGGCCCGCCTCGCCGCGACCGGGCGGCGCACGATTCTTTTCTGCGACGAGATCCACCGCTTCAACAAGAGCCAGCAGGACGCCTTTCTCCCGCACGTGGAGGACGGCACCGTCATCCTCGTCGGCGCGACCACCGAGAATCCCTCCTTCGAGGTGAATCGTCCGCTCCTGTCCCGGGCTCCGGTCTTCATTCTCGAGCCGCTTTCGGAGGCGGATCTCCTCGGGATCCTGGGGGACGCGCTCGCGGATGGGGAACGGGGGCTCGGCGCGTCGGGTGTGAGCGCGGACCCCGAGGCGCTCTCCCTTCTCGCGCGGGGCGCGGATGGAGACGCGCGGCGTGCGCTCGGTGCCCTGGAGGCCGCGGTGGAGCTCGCAGGCGCGGGAGGCGCCATCACCCCGGCGGTGGCGGAAGACGCGCTACAGCATCGCTTCGCCGTATACGACAAAGGGGGGGAGGAGCATTACAACGTCATCTCCGCGCTGCACAAGTCGGTGCGCGGGAGCGATCCGGATGCCGCGCTCTACTGGCTGGCCCGCATGGTGCGAGGGGGCGAGGACCCTCTCTATCTGGCGCGCCGGTTGATCCGGATGGCGGTCGAAGACATCGGCGTCGCGGATCCGAACGCCCTCTCCGTGGCGGTCGCCGCCTGGCAGGCCTATCACTTCCTCGGGTCGCCCGAGGGGGAGCTCGCATTGGCGGAGGCGGCCGTCTACCTGGCGACCGCGCCCAAGTCGAACCGTACCTACGTCGGGTGGAGCCGCGCGATGGCGGCCGCCGCGGACACCGCTTCGGAGCCCGTGCCCCTTCACATCCGTAACGCGCCGACCACCGAGATGAAAGCGTGGGGATATGGGAGCGACTACCGCTACGACCCGGAAGAGCCCGACGGCGTCGCGCTCCAGCGATACCTCCCGGATGCGCTCGAGGGGACGCGCTTCTACGAACCGGGGAAGTTCGGATTCGAGAAAACGATCCGCGAGCGGCTGGAGTGGTGGGCCCGTCGCCGCCCGGGTGCCGCGCCACCGCAAGTGGAAACAGAATCACCGGGAGGACACGATCGGGGGGATTCCGGGTAGGACGGGGACATCACGAGCGGAAGGGCGCCGCGCGCGGCCGACAGAGCGCGGGGCGCGAGGTCGTCAATCGCACAGGATCCGATCGGCCAAGGAGGGCCCTCCTCATTCCCACGCAGCTTCTCGACAACCGAACCCCCGTGGAGCGGGCGATCCTCATGGGTGCGCCCCCCAGGGAGATGGAAGAGCGGGTCGTCCGCGAACACATGGAGGAACTCGAGCGCCTGACGGAAACCGCGGGCGGCCGGGTCGTTGGCCGGATGATTCAGAGGATGGAGGCGCCAAATCCTCACACCCATATCGGTAGCGGGAAGGTGACCGAGCTCCGAACCCTGGTGCAGGCCGAGGGCGCGGATCTGGTCATCTTCGACGACGAGCTCAAGCCCGACCAGGCGAAGAACCTCGAGCGCGCGCTCGACGCCCGGGTCATGGACCGCTCCGAGCTGATCCTCGACATCTTTGCGTCACGGGCGAAGACCAGGGAAGCGAAGCTCCAGGTGGAGTTGGCGCAGCTCGAATATCTCCTTCCCCGGCTCGCGCGGATGTGGACCCACCTTTCCCGAATTCGAGGGGGGATCGGGCTCCGGGGGCCCGGTGAAACACAGCTCGAAACGGACCGCCGGCTGATCGGAAAACGCATCTCCGAGCTGAAGAAGAAGCTCAAGGATGTCGCGGCCGCCCGCGCGACCCAGCGAAAGCGGCGTGGCGGGGAGTTCCGCGTCGCGCTCGTCGGATATACGAACGCCGGGAAGTCTTCGATTCTGCGCACCCTTTCAGGGGACGATGTCTTCGTCGAGGATCGCCTCTTCGCCACCCTCGATTCGGCGACGCGCCAGGTGGATCTCGGTGCCGGGTATCATGCGCTCGTCACCGACACCGTCGGGTTCATCCGCAAGCTCCCCCATCACCTCGTCGCGTCCTTCCGCTCGACGCTCGAGGAAGCGCGCGAGGCCGACGTCCTCCTCCACGTCATAGACGCGTCGCACCCCGATTGGGAAGAGCAGGCCCGCGTCGTGGACGAGGTCCTGGCCGGGCTCGACCTGGGAGATCGTCCCCTGATTCTGGTCTTCAATAAGGTCGATCGGCTCATCCACGCCGAAGAGGAGGCGTTGCGCCAGCGTGTACGGGCCTTCGACCCCACGCCAGCGGTCTTCGCTTCGGCGCTCGAAAAGGAGGGGCTCGCTCCACTCATCGAAGCACTCCGCGCCCGTGCCCGCGGGCGGTTTCCGAGAGTCGAGCTCGAGTTTCCCGTCGCCGCCGGTGACCTCCTCGCGGAGATCCACCGAGAAGGGGAGGTCCTCTCCCAGCACGAAGTGGGGACGAGGATCCGGCTCACCGCCCGGCTTCCCGAGCCGCTCCTCGGAAGGCTCCGCCGAGATCCGCAGGTCGTGATGGCGAGATCCTGAGGGCGTGGAACGTCTCGTCTTCATCGGGCCCGGGAGAGTGGGCCTGGCCCTCGGGCAAGCCATTTCCCGGGCCGTAGGGGAGCTGGATCTCCTTTATCAGGGGAGACGCCCGGAGCCTCCGGCCCATCCCCTCTTCCACCAAGGGGTCGCGCGCTACCAATACGGGCTCGAACGGCCCGCGGAGGGGACATCGGCTGTTTTCCTCACCGTGCCCGACGCCGTACTCCCCGAACTCGCCGTGGCACTCGCGGCCCGGGGTCCGGCGCCCGGAGGGTGCGCGGCCTTCCATACCTCCGGCGCGCTGGGCGCCGATCCTCTCGCGCCCCTGCACGCGCAGGGATATGAGGTCGGCACCTTCCACCCCCTTCAGGCGATCGCGAATCCCATCTCGGGGGCCCAGCACCTCTTCGGTTCGGCCTTCGCGATCTCGGGGGAACCCGCGGCGCTCGCGACGGCACGCCGGCTGATCGGCCTTCTCGGCGGGACTGGGATCACGGTTCCCACAACTCGGCGCCCACTGTATCATGCGGCGGCCGTTTTTGCGTCGAACTATCTCGTCGCCCTCTTGCACGAGGCCGCCGACATTTTCCAGGACGCGGGTGCGACGAGGGAGGAGGCGGAGCGGGCGCTCACGGCGCTCGCGCGGGGGACGCTGGACAACGTGGAAGAACTCGGGATCGAGGGCGCGCTCACGGGGCCGCTCCTCCGCGGGGACGTGGAGACCGTCGAGCTCCACCTGAGAACGCTCGACCCCCGGGACGCGGCGCTCTACGCGGCGCTCGGGCGCCGCACGCTCGCGTGGGTGAGGGACCGGATCCCTCAGGAAGCCGCCTCCCGGCTGGACGAACTCTTCGAGAGGGCGCCATGAGACTCTACGTGAACATCGACCACGTCGCGACCGTGCGGCAGGTGCGGGGAACGGACGAACCGGACCCCGTTCGCGCCGCCATGCTCGCCGAGCTCGGGGGTGCGGACGGGATCACCGTGCACCTTCGCGAGGATCGCCGTCACATTCAGGACCGCGACGTGCGCCTTCTCATGGAGATCGTGAGGAGCGGAGTGAATCTCGAGCTCGCGGCGGACGAAGATGTCGTCGCGATCGCTTGTGAGCTTCGCCCGATGCAGGCGACGCTGGTCCCCGAGCGCCGGGAGGAAGTCACGACGGAAGGAGGACTCAATCTCGGCGACCGGGGGACGAGGCGGGCCGTGGCCGGGGCCGCCGAACGCCTGAGGGAGAATGGGATCAGGGTATCGCTCTTCGTGGACCCTTCCGGCGACGCGATCCGTGAAGCGGTGGGGGTCGGGGTCGAGGCGGTCGAGCTCCACACGGGGGAGTACGCGAACGCCCGCGGCGACCGCGATAAGGGACAGGAGCTCGAACGGCTGAGGGACGCCGCGCGACTGGGCATCGAGCGCGGGATAGCGGTTCATGCCGGCCACGGCCTGACCTACCATAACGTGCTTCCGATCGCGGCTCTCCCCGAAATCGAGGAGCTGAACATCGGGCACTCCATCGTGTCCCGTGCGATCCTCGTCGGGATGGAGCGCGCGGTCATGGAGATGCGTGGCCTGGTGGACGAGGCGCCGGCCCGAGTGCCCGAACCTGGAGTCTGGCTTCCACCCATAGGTTTTTGAGGGACGGGCGACGAGCGGCGTGAGGTGAGGTGAAAAGACACTGGAAGGCGGTCCTCGGCATCGCGATCAGCGCGCTCCTGATCTGGTGGGCGCTGCGGGATGTGGATCTGGCCGACGTCTGGCACGAGGTCAGGGGGGCGAACTTGTGGCTCCTCGCGGCCGCGGTCGCCGTGGCCACCGCGGGATTTTTCCTGCGAGCGTTGCGCTGGGAGGTTCTCCTCCGCCCGATCCGCCGCGGGACGCACCTGGGACACCGCTTCGCCGCGGTGAATATCGGCTTCGCGGCGAACAACGTCCTTCCGGCACGCGTAGGGGAGTTCGCGCGGGCTTGGGCGTTTTCGCGCATGGAACCCGTGTCGATCAGTGGAGCGGTGGGCTCCCTCGTGGCGGAGCGGTTCCTCGACGCTGTCGCGATCCTGGCCCTTCTCGTCGTGGCGGTTCTCCATCCGTCCTTTCCCGCCGAGGCAACGGTCGTGGGCCGCCCCATCGGCGAGACCCTCACGGCCCTCCTGATCGTCGTCGCTGTCGCTGTCGCTGGGTTGGTCCTCCTCCTCAGCTTCCCCGCGACCTTTCTCCGTCTCGCGCGCGGCTTGAGCGGTTTTCTCCCCGGACAGGTGGGCCGTACCGCGGTCGAGGTGCTGGAGTCCTTTCTCGGAGGTCTCGACGCACTTCGCCGGCCCGGCCTCGTCCTACCGGCTGTTGCCTGGTCACTTGTTATCTGGAGTTGGAGCGCTCTTTCCTTTTGGCTGGGGTTTCTCGCCTTCGGGATCGACCGTGGGTTCGCCGCCGCCCTCTTCGTGCAGGCGATCGTGGCTGTGGGGGTCTCCGTGCCGGCGGCGCCCGGCTACTTCGGGACCTGGCACGCCGCCGCCCTCGTCGGACTGCACGAGGTCTACGGGGTCGGCGAGGCTTCCACGCTGGCCTTTGCGTTCGGGTACCACCTCGGCGGGTTTTTTCCCGTGACCCTCCTTGGGCTCTGGTACGCGGGGCGGCTCGGGATGAGCTTCTCGGAATTGGGGAAAGCCGGCGCGACCGTCGAGGAGGCGCTCGACCGGGAGCTGGGGAGTTGATGCCTGAAAGAAGCGCGACCGATTCCGGTGTCTGGAAGGGAAGGGCGCCCGCGAAGGTGAACCTCCGACTGAGGGTCCTGGAGCGGGAGAGCGACGGATACCACCGGCTCGAGACCGTCTTCCAGGCTCTGGAGCTGGCCGACACGCTCGAGATCGCCCTCACCGACCAGCCGGGGATCGTGC is a genomic window of Gemmatimonadota bacterium containing:
- the alaS gene encoding alanine--tRNA ligase gives rise to the protein MTAAEIRARFLAYFEGKGHERVASASLVPADDPTLLFTNAGMVQFKRVFLGDERRSYRRAVTAQKCVRAGGKHNDLEQVGVTARHHTFFEMLGNFSFGDYFKRDAIHFGWEFLTSELALDPGRIFVTVHQSDDEAFQLWQEIAGLDASRIFRLGDRDNFWQMADTGPCGPCSELHYDLRPPSAGGVPTREEFEALGDEGSFLELWNLVFMQYDRDAAGELHPLPAPSIDTGAGLERLAAVLQGADSNYHTDLFRPLLDRVADVVGRPYEPQAPSGVSYRVLADHARAVAFLLTDGVFPSNEGRGYVLRRILRRGVRHAWLLDMREPVLTEVVEEVVRTMSDVYPELRDRKDHLLRTTRQEEERFFATIEGGMARFDQVAPVGGSRGGKVISGDEAFRLYDTFGFPLDLTEVMARERGYAVDEAGFETALESQRARSRADRAESGQEMERIAGLQSWTLLDRTAPQAWIGWEAKDAATTVVAVLAEGERVGMILRENPFYAEAGGQVSDRGVVEGAGWRLDVEDVRKVEGRNAIFGRVEGELPGGIGEPFPARASVADGVRHDTERNHTATHLLHAALRGILGEHVTQRGSLVAPDRLRFDFSHPEPLTSLQLAAVEEEVNRRVWEDRGVRWRITSKDEALASGAMALFGEKYGDEVRVVEIPGVSRELCGGTHLRHTGEIGLFTITREGGVAAGVRRIEAVTGPLAYSRLKGAEAELAKLADKLRTTPDAVSRRVDELVAERDSLTGLLAEARIGGGASGTIVHEATVPLANGTTVRYQGVRMRVRDADDARNFGDAFRAEAALAVAALATESPDGKPSLFVFVTDDLVGRGVKAGALVREIAAVAGGRGGGKAHMAQGGVEDPGKVDEALQAGEAVLRQLLAGVAP
- a CDS encoding CpsB/CapC family capsule biosynthesis tyrosine phosphatase, whose translation is MRPGDSPPGLADLHSHLVPGVDDGAASVEDALEGIGRMVEAGVTSIVTTPHLDGSLTRDSKRLGERLHVLDASFADLAAAAEESFPGVSLERGCEIMLDRPDVDLSNPGVRLAGTTFALIEWPRLQIPPATSAVLRAIREQEVHALIAHPERYAGYDEALTVISLWREEGALLQMNYGSLVGRYGPQVRARAFHLLEAGWVDCLSTDFHGRPALGLFIEEVREIFAELDAEPAWELLTETNPRRIARGEETLAVPPVEGDRGFLARLWSLFRT
- a CDS encoding replication-associated recombination protein A, with the translated sequence MSDELELFGEGRPGKGGEGGEVRSASEREGDAPDAHAPLAARIRPRGMEEFRGQAHLLGSGKPFRRMLEGGPLSSCILWGPPGSGKTTLARLLADRADAAFVSFSAVTEGVGRVREIIAEAKARLAATGRRTILFCDEIHRFNKSQQDAFLPHVEDGTVILVGATTENPSFEVNRPLLSRAPVFILEPLSEADLLGILGDALADGERGLGASGVSADPEALSLLARGADGDARRALGALEAAVELAGAGGAITPAVAEDALQHRFAVYDKGGEEHYNVISALHKSVRGSDPDAALYWLARMVRGGEDPLYLARRLIRMAVEDIGVADPNALSVAVAAWQAYHFLGSPEGELALAEAAVYLATAPKSNRTYVGWSRAMAAAADTASEPVPLHIRNAPTTEMKAWGYGSDYRYDPEEPDGVALQRYLPDALEGTRFYEPGKFGFEKTIRERLEWWARRRPGAAPPQVETESPGGHDRGDSG
- the hflX gene encoding GTPase HflX, whose translation is MERAILMGAPPREMEERVVREHMEELERLTETAGGRVVGRMIQRMEAPNPHTHIGSGKVTELRTLVQAEGADLVIFDDELKPDQAKNLERALDARVMDRSELILDIFASRAKTREAKLQVELAQLEYLLPRLARMWTHLSRIRGGIGLRGPGETQLETDRRLIGKRISELKKKLKDVAAARATQRKRRGGEFRVALVGYTNAGKSSILRTLSGDDVFVEDRLFATLDSATRQVDLGAGYHALVTDTVGFIRKLPHHLVASFRSTLEEAREADVLLHVIDASHPDWEEQARVVDEVLAGLDLGDRPLILVFNKVDRLIHAEEEALRQRVRAFDPTPAVFASALEKEGLAPLIEALRARARGRFPRVELEFPVAAGDLLAEIHREGEVLSQHEVGTRIRLTARLPEPLLGRLRRDPQVVMARS
- a CDS encoding Rossmann-like and DUF2520 domain-containing protein — translated: MERLVFIGPGRVGLALGQAISRAVGELDLLYQGRRPEPPAHPLFHQGVARYQYGLERPAEGTSAVFLTVPDAVLPELAVALAARGPAPGGCAAFHTSGALGADPLAPLHAQGYEVGTFHPLQAIANPISGAQHLFGSAFAISGEPAALATARRLIGLLGGTGITVPTTRRPLYHAAAVFASNYLVALLHEAADIFQDAGATREEAERALTALARGTLDNVEELGIEGALTGPLLRGDVETVELHLRTLDPRDAALYAALGRRTLAWVRDRIPQEAASRLDELFERAP
- a CDS encoding pyridoxine 5'-phosphate synthase; this encodes MRLYVNIDHVATVRQVRGTDEPDPVRAAMLAELGGADGITVHLREDRRHIQDRDVRLLMEIVRSGVNLELAADEDVVAIACELRPMQATLVPERREEVTTEGGLNLGDRGTRRAVAGAAERLRENGIRVSLFVDPSGDAIREAVGVGVEAVELHTGEYANARGDRDKGQELERLRDAARLGIERGIAVHAGHGLTYHNVLPIAALPEIEELNIGHSIVSRAILVGMERAVMEMRGLVDEAPARVPEPGVWLPPIGF
- a CDS encoding lysylphosphatidylglycerol synthase transmembrane domain-containing protein, which gives rise to MKRHWKAVLGIAISALLIWWALRDVDLADVWHEVRGANLWLLAAAVAVATAGFFLRALRWEVLLRPIRRGTHLGHRFAAVNIGFAANNVLPARVGEFARAWAFSRMEPVSISGAVGSLVAERFLDAVAILALLVVAVLHPSFPAEATVVGRPIGETLTALLIVVAVAVAGLVLLLSFPATFLRLARGLSGFLPGQVGRTAVEVLESFLGGLDALRRPGLVLPAVAWSLVIWSWSALSFWLGFLAFGIDRGFAAALFVQAIVAVGVSVPAAPGYFGTWHAAALVGLHEVYGVGEASTLAFAFGYHLGGFFPVTLLGLWYAGRLGMSFSELGKAGATVEEALDRELGS